In Bacillus sp. Cs-700, one genomic interval encodes:
- a CDS encoding Na+/H+ antiporter subunit E: MPIQIIVNLIIAVLWMFLFESYSFSTFFIGYLFGIGLLLLMERFIPDRFYFYRLWAIIKLLFLFIKELLMANVQVVKLVYSPKLKMEPGIIEVPIDVRTNWEITMLANLITLTPGTLTVSVAPDNMHIYIHAMDAPDADEVIKEIKGTFEKAIMEVTR, from the coding sequence ATGCCAATTCAAATTATCGTTAATCTCATAATTGCCGTTCTCTGGATGTTTCTTTTTGAAAGCTACTCTTTTAGTACATTTTTTATCGGTTACTTATTTGGGATTGGGCTGCTCCTCTTAATGGAGCGTTTTATTCCAGATCGATTTTATTTCTATCGTCTCTGGGCAATTATTAAATTGTTGTTCTTGTTTATTAAAGAATTGTTAATGGCCAATGTACAAGTCGTTAAACTCGTCTACAGTCCTAAGCTTAAAATGGAACCCGGTATTATTGAAGTTCCTATTGACGTTCGCACAAACTGGGAAATAACAATGCTTGCGAATCTAATCACGTTAACTCCCGGTACGCTAACGGTATCAGTTGCACCTGACAATATGCACATCTACATTCATGCGATGGATGCTCCTGATGCTGATGAAGTCATTAAGGAAATTAAAGGAACATTTGAGAAAGCGATTATGGAGGTGACAAGATGA
- a CDS encoding Na(+)/H(+) antiporter subunit C yields the protein MEIIMSVLAGILFTAGVYMILQKQILKIIIGTALLSHGAHLFIITMGKLNRGKPPILSEGVTSYADPLPQALILTSIVISFGVTSFLLVLAYRTYQTNGTDNMEKLRGNDHE from the coding sequence ATGGAAATCATCATGTCTGTGCTTGCAGGAATTCTTTTCACTGCAGGGGTTTATATGATTTTGCAGAAACAAATTCTTAAAATCATTATCGGTACGGCACTGTTGTCTCATGGGGCTCACTTATTTATTATTACGATGGGAAAGTTGAATCGTGGGAAACCACCAATTCTATCTGAGGGTGTAACGAGCTACGCTGATCCGCTCCCCCAGGCCCTGATTTTAACTTCCATTGTTATTAGCTTTGGGGTGACTTCATTTCTTCTTGTGCTAGCGTATCGGACGTACCAAACGAATGGTACCGATAATATGGAGAAATTGAGGGGTAATGACCATGAGTAA
- the sigK gene encoding RNA polymerase sporulation sigma factor SigK → MSLLAALAYVCKEVLFFVSFVKNNAFPQPLSRKDERKYLELMAEGDEDARNRLIEHNLRLVAHIVKKFENTGEDPEDLISIGTIGLIKAIESYSTDKGTKLATYAARCIENEILMHLRALKKTKKDVSLHDPIGQDKEGNEISLIDVLKAETEDIVELIQLNMEKKKIYEYIHILDDREKEVIVGRFGLNLEKELTQREIARQLGISRSYVSRIEKRALMKLFHEFYRNRKESGA, encoded by the coding sequence GTGTCCTTACTGGCAGCACTTGCTTACGTTTGTAAGGAAGTTCTTTTCTTTGTCTCATTTGTGAAAAACAATGCCTTCCCCCAGCCTCTTTCTAGAAAAGATGAAAGAAAGTATTTAGAATTAATGGCTGAAGGAGATGAAGATGCAAGAAATCGGCTCATCGAACACAACCTCCGTCTCGTGGCCCATATTGTGAAAAAGTTCGAAAATACTGGCGAAGACCCTGAAGATCTTATCTCGATCGGTACAATTGGTTTAATTAAAGCAATTGAAAGTTATTCAACAGATAAAGGCACAAAGCTAGCAACCTATGCAGCAAGGTGTATTGAAAACGAAATTCTCATGCACTTACGGGCTTTGAAAAAGACAAAAAAAGATGTGTCTCTACATGATCCAATCGGTCAGGATAAGGAAGGCAATGAGATTTCACTTATTGACGTTTTAAAAGCAGAAACGGAAGATATTGTAGAGTTAATTCAACTTAATATGGAGAAAAAGAAGATCTATGAATACATTCATATTCTAGATGATCGTGAAAAGGAAGTCATTGTGGGACGGTTTGGTTTAAACCTTGAAAAAGAATTGACACAGCGGGAAATTGCAAGGCAGCTTGGTATTTCTCGAAGTTATGTTTCAAGAATTGAAAAAAGAGCACTAATGAAATTGTTTCATGAGTTTTATCGAAATCGAAAAGAAAGTGGTGCGTAA
- the nadE gene encoding ammonia-dependent NAD(+) synthetase, which yields MQKEIIQELGVQPTIDVKEEVTKRVGFLKEYLKKSGTTGFVLGISGGQDSSLAGKFAQMAVEELREEGIDASFIAVRLPYGEQKDEDDAQAALKFIKPDQTVTINVKPAVDASVSSYLEATGNNLTDFTKGNNKARERMIAQYNIAGDEKKLVIGTDHAAEAVTGFYTKHGDGACDITPLFGLNKRQGRSILEDIGMPDHLVEKVPTADLEDDRPSLPDEEALGVSYNHIDDYLEGREVPEEAAKTIENHFSKTKHKRNMAATIFDKWWK from the coding sequence ATGCAAAAAGAAATCATTCAAGAACTTGGTGTGCAGCCAACAATTGATGTAAAAGAAGAAGTGACAAAGCGAGTAGGGTTTTTAAAGGAATATTTAAAGAAAAGCGGAACAACAGGGTTCGTCCTGGGGATTTCAGGTGGACAGGATTCATCACTTGCAGGAAAATTTGCTCAGATGGCTGTTGAAGAACTACGGGAAGAAGGAATCGATGCCTCCTTTATTGCCGTCAGATTGCCATACGGTGAACAGAAAGACGAAGATGACGCCCAGGCTGCTTTAAAATTTATTAAACCGGATCAAACGGTTACCATCAACGTAAAGCCTGCTGTTGATGCATCCGTTTCAAGTTATCTAGAAGCTACGGGTAATAACTTAACTGACTTTACAAAAGGCAATAACAAAGCTAGAGAACGCATGATTGCTCAATACAATATTGCAGGAGACGAGAAAAAGCTTGTCATTGGAACGGACCATGCTGCAGAAGCTGTGACAGGCTTTTATACCAAGCATGGGGATGGGGCATGCGACATTACTCCACTTTTTGGTTTAAATAAGCGACAGGGTAGATCTATTCTGGAAGACATTGGGATGCCAGATCATCTTGTAGAAAAAGTGCCAACAGCTGATCTTGAAGATGATCGCCCTTCTCTTCCAGATGAAGAAGCACTTGGAGTAAGCTATAATCATATTGATGATTATCTTGAAGGAAGAGAAGTACCTGAAGAAGCAGCCAAAACGATTGAAAATCATTTTAGCAAAACAAAGCATAAGCGAAATATGGCAGCAACCATTTTCGATAAATGGTGGAAATAA
- a CDS encoding Na+/H+ antiporter subunit A gives MLHAAVLLPFLAAFFIPLLYRGVKQVHLGWFVLLVPILLFGYFLTFIQGVMQGVHTLKTFEWIPSLGVNVTFYIDGLGLFFALLITGIGSLVVLYSIYYLSKAEKLGHFYVYLLLFMGAMLGVVLSDNLFVLYTFWELTSISSFLLIGYWYQREKSTSGALKSMMITVFGGLAMLGGFILMADITGTASIRGIIENGEMIVNSTLFPFILILVLLGAFTKSAQFPFHTWLPDAMEAPTPVSAFLHSATMVKAGIYLVARLSLIFAGTDLFFLIVSGFGLLTLCWGSYMAVTQTDLKAILAYSTISQLGMIMAMLGFGTELAILAAVFHILNHATFKGSLFMVAGIIDHETGTRDIRKLGGLFTFMPITATLAFFGTFSMAGFPLPFLNGFLSKEMFFDSSLHFENASTIVEAVSPFFPYFAVGGSIFTFVYSIMLFFRTFTGKQRETLPKQPHEAPIGMLISPIVLVLLVIIIAFIPDAFGHALLSPMVDAINGSVGETHIKFWHGFGPALYMSLAVLILGSALYLTREKWQHVYKALPGKLSAAKAYDGLINGLINGSRKLTNIYMTGSLRHYMIYIFVFFIALVGITMSVTGGFQINFDDLAPIAIPEVMIAIVMAGAAIATIFMKNRIAAILVLGIVGYGLSLLFVFFRAPDLALTQLIVETVTVALFLLCFYHLPNFDKKKESKRTNAVNWVISISVGVLVTMVGIASHSTKLFEPISDYFLKNSYKLGGGDNVVNVILVDFRGLDTMLEILVLGLAALGIYTMIKLRPGKKEGND, from the coding sequence ATGCTTCATGCAGCTGTCTTGCTACCGTTTCTGGCAGCGTTTTTCATCCCGTTGCTTTATCGGGGCGTGAAACAAGTCCATTTAGGATGGTTTGTTCTTTTAGTTCCGATTCTTCTATTCGGGTATTTTCTTACGTTTATACAGGGAGTTATGCAGGGTGTACATACACTAAAAACGTTTGAGTGGATTCCATCACTTGGAGTGAACGTTACATTCTATATCGATGGTCTTGGCCTGTTTTTCGCGCTTTTGATCACTGGAATTGGATCTCTTGTCGTTCTATATTCCATCTATTATTTAAGTAAAGCGGAAAAACTTGGCCATTTTTATGTTTATCTCCTATTGTTTATGGGAGCTATGCTTGGGGTTGTGTTATCGGATAATTTATTTGTTCTTTACACATTCTGGGAACTAACAAGCATCTCGTCATTTCTACTTATCGGCTACTGGTATCAAAGAGAAAAATCGACTTCTGGTGCCCTCAAGTCCATGATGATTACTGTATTCGGTGGTCTTGCGATGCTTGGTGGTTTTATATTAATGGCAGACATTACAGGAACTGCAAGCATTCGAGGGATTATTGAGAATGGGGAAATGATTGTTAACTCTACTCTCTTTCCATTTATCCTTATTCTTGTACTTCTTGGAGCCTTTACAAAGTCGGCTCAATTCCCATTTCATACGTGGTTGCCTGATGCTATGGAAGCACCAACGCCAGTTAGTGCCTTTCTTCATTCAGCTACGATGGTTAAAGCAGGTATCTATCTAGTCGCTAGATTAAGTCTTATCTTCGCTGGGACAGACCTTTTCTTTTTAATTGTCAGTGGTTTTGGTTTACTCACACTATGCTGGGGATCCTATATGGCAGTTACACAAACCGATTTGAAAGCGATACTTGCCTATTCTACGATCAGTCAACTTGGAATGATCATGGCGATGTTAGGCTTTGGTACAGAACTAGCTATTCTTGCTGCTGTATTCCACATTTTAAACCATGCGACATTTAAAGGGAGTCTCTTTATGGTTGCGGGTATTATTGACCATGAAACAGGAACGCGGGATATTAGAAAGCTAGGTGGACTATTTACATTCATGCCGATTACGGCCACATTAGCCTTCTTTGGCACGTTCTCTATGGCCGGATTTCCGTTACCATTTTTAAACGGCTTCCTAAGTAAAGAAATGTTTTTTGATTCATCACTTCATTTTGAAAATGCTTCAACAATAGTTGAGGCTGTATCACCTTTCTTCCCATATTTTGCTGTTGGTGGAAGTATCTTTACATTCGTCTATTCCATCATGCTATTCTTCCGTACGTTTACCGGGAAACAAAGGGAAACATTACCGAAACAGCCGCACGAAGCACCAATTGGCATGCTTATTTCACCTATAGTACTTGTTTTGCTTGTCATCATTATTGCGTTTATCCCGGATGCATTTGGCCATGCACTTCTATCGCCAATGGTCGATGCTATTAATGGCTCCGTCGGGGAAACACATATTAAATTTTGGCATGGCTTCGGACCGGCGCTTTATATGAGCCTCGCCGTTCTCATTCTAGGTTCTGCATTGTACCTGACGCGAGAAAAATGGCAGCACGTGTACAAGGCGTTACCAGGTAAGTTATCTGCTGCAAAAGCTTACGATGGTCTCATAAACGGACTAATCAACGGCTCAAGAAAGTTAACAAATATTTATATGACTGGTTCTCTTCGTCATTACATGATTTATATTTTCGTCTTTTTCATTGCCTTAGTTGGGATTACAATGAGCGTAACTGGCGGTTTTCAAATTAACTTTGATGACCTGGCACCAATCGCTATACCTGAAGTAATGATTGCGATTGTAATGGCGGGTGCTGCTATCGCTACGATTTTCATGAAAAACCGCATTGCAGCCATTTTAGTGCTTGGAATTGTTGGATATGGACTATCTCTTCTCTTCGTCTTTTTCCGAGCACCCGATCTCGCACTAACACAGCTTATTGTTGAGACGGTTACTGTTGCTCTATTTTTACTTTGTTTTTATCACCTACCTAACTTTGATAAAAAGAAAGAATCCAAAAGAACAAATGCCGTTAACTGGGTTATTTCGATATCAGTCGGTGTTCTTGTCACAATGGTAGGTATCGCTTCTCATAGCACAAAGCTTTTTGAACCGATCTCCGACTATTTCCTAAAGAACTCTTATAAATTAGGCGGAGGAGATAACGTGGTTAACGTGATTCTTGTTGACTTCCGTGGACTGGATACGATGCTTGAAATCCTTGTGCTTGGACTAGCCGCTCTTGGTATTTATACAATGATCAAACTTCGTCCAGGTAAGAAGGAGGGAAATGATTAA
- a CDS encoding Na+/H+ antiporter subunit D, whose translation MSNLAILPILLPLLTGIILVFLNKRLPLVRLITRIMVLVNLAVVSIIAFNVIQNGTIVLKAGDWTVPYGIVLVADPLAMLLVVTANIISVACAFYAFKSLDEQRERYYFYPLFQLLIAGVSGAFLTGDLFNLFVFFEVLLIASYGLIVLGGTKEQFRESFKYIIINLFSSMLFVTTISFLYAVVGTVNMAQLAERVGEVQQDGVLTTIAILLLVVFATKGALFPLYFWLPKSYTVPPTVISALFGALLTKVGVYSILRVFSLIFVYNLSVTHQVLLIMAGLTLVFGVIGALSTNNVQLIIAYNIIPAVGYMILGIGVFSATALAGTVYYLLHDMIIKAALFFLVGAMVAFAGTSDLRKMGGIIKNQPLLGWLFFIGALALAGLPPFSGFIGKLLILKGAFEEGHYVLGVIGLVTSLLILLSVIRIFIKGFWGEPKSEYVQSGNSIYGKILPAAFLLVFTVFLGLGAEFIYPTVQTIADQMIDPANYIDSVMKE comes from the coding sequence ATGAGTAACCTAGCTATACTTCCAATTTTATTGCCGCTCTTAACAGGAATCATTCTTGTATTCTTGAATAAGCGGTTACCGCTTGTAAGATTGATCACCCGCATCATGGTTTTAGTAAACCTTGCAGTTGTTTCAATTATTGCTTTTAACGTTATTCAAAATGGAACGATTGTGCTAAAAGCAGGTGATTGGACAGTGCCTTATGGCATTGTTCTCGTCGCTGATCCACTTGCTATGCTACTCGTTGTTACAGCGAATATCATCTCGGTTGCATGTGCTTTCTATGCTTTTAAATCACTAGATGAACAGCGTGAGCGGTACTACTTTTATCCGCTCTTTCAGCTTCTAATCGCAGGGGTAAGTGGAGCCTTTTTAACAGGAGACTTGTTTAACTTATTCGTATTTTTTGAAGTTCTCTTAATTGCTTCATACGGGTTAATTGTTCTTGGAGGCACGAAAGAACAATTCAGAGAGTCATTTAAATACATTATTATCAACTTGTTCTCTTCAATGCTGTTTGTTACAACCATATCCTTTCTTTATGCAGTAGTTGGAACAGTAAATATGGCTCAATTGGCAGAACGTGTAGGGGAAGTCCAACAAGATGGTGTCTTAACAACCATTGCTATACTCCTCCTTGTTGTATTTGCAACAAAGGGAGCACTATTTCCGCTATATTTCTGGCTACCGAAGTCTTACACCGTTCCACCAACCGTTATTTCAGCATTATTTGGTGCACTACTTACGAAAGTTGGAGTCTACTCGATTCTTAGAGTTTTCTCATTGATTTTTGTCTATAACCTTTCTGTAACGCACCAAGTTTTACTTATCATGGCTGGTCTTACACTTGTATTTGGGGTGATAGGAGCTTTGTCAACGAATAATGTCCAACTTATTATCGCCTACAATATCATCCCGGCAGTTGGCTATATGATTCTAGGCATTGGTGTCTTCTCAGCTACTGCACTTGCAGGAACTGTTTATTACCTCCTACATGATATGATTATTAAAGCGGCGCTCTTCTTCCTTGTAGGTGCTATGGTTGCTTTTGCTGGCACTTCAGATTTAAGGAAGATGGGCGGCATTATTAAAAACCAACCACTACTTGGATGGCTCTTTTTCATTGGAGCACTCGCACTTGCAGGGTTACCGCCTTTTAGTGGATTTATCGGTAAGCTTTTGATTCTAAAAGGAGCGTTTGAAGAAGGCCATTATGTACTGGGCGTAATTGGCTTGGTGACAAGTCTCTTAATTCTCCTATCTGTTATTCGCATCTTTATTAAAGGTTTCTGGGGCGAGCCTAAATCGGAATACGTACAAAGTGGAAATTCTATTTACGGTAAGATCTTGCCAGCTGCCTTTCTATTAGTCTTCACCGTATTCCTTGGACTAGGTGCAGAGTTTATTTATCCTACTGTCCAAACTATTGCAGATCAAATGATTGATCCAGCAAACTATATTGATTCCGTCATGAAGGAGTAG
- a CDS encoding Na(+)/H(+) antiporter subunit F1, with translation MTSLLSTVSTICIVIIAISTLFLLYRAIKGPSNPDRAVALDTIGINLMAIAGILAIKLETEYFNDIILLIGILAFIGTVAIAKFLEKGVIIERSRD, from the coding sequence ATGACTTCCCTTTTATCTACCGTATCAACGATCTGTATCGTCATCATTGCGATCTCCACTTTGTTTTTACTTTATCGAGCCATAAAAGGACCTTCAAATCCTGACAGGGCAGTTGCACTAGATACAATCGGCATTAATTTAATGGCAATAGCTGGTATTCTAGCAATTAAACTAGAAACTGAATATTTCAATGATATTATTCTTCTCATTGGAATCCTTGCTTTTATAGGGACAGTAGCTATCGCTAAATTTTTGGAAAAGGGTGTTATCATTGAAAGAAGTCGTGATTAG
- the mnhG gene encoding monovalent cation/H(+) antiporter subunit G — translation MLSLKEVVISIFMLIGTFFLFSGALGIFRLPDVYTRLHAASKSATLGVAGILIAAFLYFIFEEQMVSGKLILGIIFILMTAPVSGHMISRAAYQKGVPLWDKTTRDDLDKAQQKKASTNKG, via the coding sequence GTGTTATCATTGAAAGAAGTCGTGATTAGCATTTTTATGCTTATCGGTACGTTTTTCCTTTTTTCTGGAGCGCTGGGAATTTTTCGACTTCCTGACGTATACACTCGTCTACACGCCGCTTCAAAAAGTGCTACGCTAGGAGTAGCTGGAATTCTTATCGCCGCTTTCCTTTACTTCATCTTCGAAGAACAAATGGTGAGCGGCAAGCTCATTCTCGGGATTATCTTTATTCTCATGACAGCACCGGTTTCTGGGCATATGATTTCAAGAGCTGCCTACCAAAAAGGAGTCCCTCTATGGGATAAAACAACGAGAGATGATCTTGATAAAGCGCAACAAAAAAAAGCAAGCACGAACAAGGGTTAA
- the yfkAB gene encoding radical SAM/CxCxxxxC motif protein YfkAB, with translation MTTSSKTITPTYDPWEAYMDVEEYGSMILSNIELTTTTLCNMRCEHCAVGYTLQPRDPDPLPLDLLTGKLDEVEKLRALSITGGEPMLSMKSVKQYVAPLLKYAHNRGARTQINSNLTLDRKRYDLILPYLDVLHISHNYGSIEDFTDIGFAVMDRKPSIAQRESYFHRMVENAKDLTSKGVIVSAETMINRRTIPNIVSIHKQIAEMGCQRHEIHPMYPSDFASDLDIASLDEIREGIHRLLDNRDPDVWLLFGTLPFYPCSSNSEDLKLLERLYAEPNVTVRNDPDGRSRLNLNIFDGDIIVTDFGDTPPLGNIKDTNLNDAYQKWQESKVAKSISCHCPAVKCLGPNLLVKDAYYKNIDFLQKETNISL, from the coding sequence ATGACAACATCAAGTAAAACAATAACACCCACATATGACCCATGGGAAGCTTATATGGATGTTGAAGAATACGGAAGTATGATACTTTCTAATATTGAACTAACGACAACGACACTATGCAATATGCGGTGTGAGCACTGTGCAGTTGGTTATACTCTTCAACCAAGAGATCCTGATCCGCTTCCACTGGACCTTTTGACTGGTAAACTAGACGAAGTGGAAAAACTTCGTGCACTAAGCATTACAGGTGGCGAACCGATGCTATCTATGAAATCAGTGAAACAATATGTTGCGCCACTACTTAAATATGCCCATAATCGAGGGGCACGCACGCAAATAAACTCCAACCTAACGCTTGATCGAAAGCGATACGATCTTATTCTACCTTATTTGGATGTTTTACATATTTCTCATAACTATGGAAGTATTGAAGATTTTACTGACATTGGTTTTGCAGTAATGGATCGTAAACCTTCGATCGCTCAACGAGAGTCCTATTTTCATCGCATGGTTGAAAACGCAAAAGATTTAACTTCTAAAGGAGTAATCGTTTCAGCCGAGACTATGATTAATCGCAGAACAATTCCGAATATCGTTAGCATTCATAAACAAATTGCAGAGATGGGTTGTCAGAGACATGAGATTCATCCAATGTACCCTTCAGATTTTGCTTCTGATTTAGACATTGCTTCACTGGATGAAATTCGTGAAGGTATACACCGTCTATTAGACAACCGAGATCCCGACGTCTGGCTGCTATTTGGAACACTGCCATTCTACCCGTGTAGTTCAAATTCAGAAGATCTCAAACTCCTAGAAAGATTATATGCTGAGCCAAACGTAACAGTTAGAAATGATCCAGATGGTCGCTCAAGGTTAAACTTAAACATATTTGACGGAGACATCATCGTCACTGATTTTGGTGACACTCCTCCACTTGGGAATATTAAAGACACAAATTTAAATGACGCTTATCAAAAATGGCAAGAAAGTAAAGTTGCTAAAAGCATAAGCTGCCACTGTCCAGCAGTGAAATGTCTAGGCCCTAACCTTCTTGTTAAAGATGCCTATTATAAAAATATCGACTTTTTACAAAAAGAGACTAATATTTCTCTTTAA
- the hmpA gene encoding NO-inducible flavohemoprotein: MLSPKTIATIKSTVPVLEIHGTDITKRFYNMLFTNHPELLNIFNHANQKQGKQQQALANAVYAAAKNIDQLETILPVVKQVAHKHRSLGVQPEHYPIVGEYLLKAIKDVLKDDATEEILQAWEEAYGVIANVFIEVEEEMYQDAAKQPGGWEQERIFVVDRKEQESDVITSFYLKPLDGKPIASFKSGQYISVKVSIPDDQYTHIRQYSLSDVPGKPYYRISVKKEANTAKPDGIVSNYLHDHVGVNDQLTVTAPAGDFYLENSTAPIVLLSGGVGITPMLSMLKSSALQHRKTTFIHAALNGNVHAFHREVLSLEHPSLDYFVCYEAPTENDADKKSYNKEGFITSDWLKEILSLDEETQYYFCGPLPFMKAIKVALTNLGVEEKNMHFEFFGPAVALEPAMS; encoded by the coding sequence ATGTTATCACCCAAAACAATAGCAACGATTAAATCGACTGTACCTGTTCTAGAAATTCACGGAACTGACATTACAAAACGCTTTTATAACATGCTCTTCACGAACCATCCTGAACTGTTAAATATTTTTAATCATGCTAATCAGAAACAAGGCAAGCAGCAGCAAGCTCTCGCTAACGCAGTTTATGCTGCAGCAAAAAACATTGATCAATTAGAAACCATTCTACCCGTTGTAAAACAGGTTGCTCATAAGCATAGAAGCCTAGGGGTTCAACCAGAGCATTATCCAATCGTAGGAGAATATTTATTAAAAGCCATTAAAGATGTTTTAAAAGATGATGCTACAGAAGAAATTCTTCAAGCATGGGAAGAGGCATACGGGGTGATTGCTAATGTTTTTATTGAAGTAGAAGAAGAAATGTACCAAGATGCTGCAAAACAGCCTGGTGGTTGGGAACAGGAGCGTATTTTTGTTGTTGATCGTAAGGAACAGGAAAGTGACGTTATCACATCGTTTTACTTAAAGCCACTTGATGGAAAACCAATTGCCTCGTTCAAATCTGGGCAATATATTAGTGTAAAAGTATCGATCCCAGATGATCAATATACTCATATTCGTCAATACAGCCTCTCGGACGTACCTGGAAAACCTTATTATAGAATATCTGTCAAAAAAGAAGCCAACACCGCAAAGCCTGATGGTATTGTATCTAATTATTTACATGATCATGTCGGAGTAAACGATCAGCTTACCGTTACTGCTCCAGCAGGAGATTTTTATTTAGAAAATTCAACAGCTCCAATTGTCCTCTTGAGTGGTGGTGTAGGGATTACTCCTATGCTTAGCATGCTAAAGAGCAGTGCGCTTCAACATAGAAAAACAACATTTATTCATGCAGCACTTAACGGAAATGTTCATGCTTTTCACCGTGAAGTTCTCTCTCTGGAACACCCTTCTCTAGATTATTTCGTCTGTTACGAAGCGCCGACAGAAAACGATGCTGATAAAAAGAGCTATAATAAAGAAGGCTTTATCACAAGCGACTGGTTAAAAGAAATATTGTCTCTTGACGAAGAGACTCAGTATTATTTCTGCGGTCCTCTTCCATTTATGAAAGCTATTAAAGTTGCGTTAACAAACCTCGGTGTAGAAGAAAAGAATATGCATTTTGAATTTTTTGGCCCTGCTGTTGCGCTTGAACCCGCTATGTCATAA
- a CDS encoding Rrf2 family transcriptional regulator has translation MRLTNYTDYSLRMLIYLGSMKKNNLASIQEIADAYQISKNHLMKVAHELGKKGYIETIRGRNGGLRLAQLPKEINVGEVVRSTEEDFNLVECFDKENNSCVISPACRLKHVLHSALTAYFEVLDQYQLADLIVNDEMLRQLFETNR, from the coding sequence ATGCGATTAACAAATTATACCGATTACTCTTTAAGAATGCTAATTTATCTTGGGAGTATGAAAAAAAATAACTTAGCAAGCATACAAGAAATTGCAGATGCTTATCAAATCTCGAAAAATCATCTTATGAAAGTCGCACATGAACTTGGAAAAAAAGGATATATCGAGACAATAAGAGGGAGGAATGGAGGGTTAAGATTAGCCCAACTCCCTAAGGAAATTAACGTTGGAGAGGTTGTTAGAAGTACCGAAGAGGATTTTAATTTAGTGGAGTGCTTTGATAAAGAAAACAATTCATGTGTAATCAGTCCTGCCTGTCGTCTAAAGCACGTTCTTCATTCGGCTCTGACAGCGTATTTTGAGGTTTTAGATCAATATCAATTGGCTGATCTTATCGTAAATGATGAGATGCTTAGACAATTATTTGAGACGAATCGATAA
- a CDS encoding GDSL-type esterase/lipase family protein encodes MRKKVWILVLVAGSLAILLALAENQTDFLRTNANEMPENDSESKKKNITYYTKYYQTKKSIYDSYTHKDSETIFLGDSLTDYYEWGEALSDHEVLNRGIAGDTTTGVLNRIDEVVKAKPDRVYLLIGINDMIAGQPINKIETNYKQILDILKTRSPNTKVYVQSLFPVNTALTGHPLNNATIRDLNKRLEDLSNLYDYQYIDIYPELVEFGQLNKDFTFDGLHLNGEGYRIWTRKILSTYNTNEDAEK; translated from the coding sequence GTGAGGAAAAAAGTATGGATTCTGGTATTAGTTGCCGGTTCTCTAGCTATTTTACTAGCGCTGGCTGAAAATCAAACGGATTTTCTTAGAACCAATGCAAACGAAATGCCCGAGAACGATTCAGAGTCCAAGAAGAAAAACATTACGTACTATACCAAATATTATCAAACGAAAAAGAGCATATATGACTCTTATACTCACAAAGACAGTGAGACAATTTTCCTTGGTGATAGCTTGACTGATTATTATGAATGGGGAGAAGCTCTCAGTGATCACGAGGTATTAAATCGAGGCATTGCTGGTGATACAACCACTGGAGTACTTAACCGAATTGATGAGGTGGTAAAAGCGAAACCTGATCGGGTGTATTTATTAATTGGGATTAACGATATGATTGCAGGTCAGCCCATTAATAAAATTGAGACAAACTATAAGCAGATTCTTGATATTCTGAAGACGCGATCTCCTAATACAAAGGTGTACGTTCAAAGTTTATTCCCCGTTAACACGGCATTAACTGGTCATCCTCTTAATAACGCCACAATTCGTGATTTAAACAAGCGTTTAGAAGACCTCTCAAATCTGTATGATTATCAATATATCGATATTTATCCAGAGCTAGTCGAATTTGGGCAGTTGAATAAAGATTTTACGTTCGATGGTCTTCATCTCAATGGAGAAGGTTACCGCATTTGGACTCGAAAAATTCTTTCTACGTACAATACAAATGAAGATGCTGAAAAGTAA